In a single window of the Niabella ginsenosidivorans genome:
- a CDS encoding glycoside hydrolase family 2 protein yields the protein MKQFLFCCFLFCVIQIRAQQEISLAGTWKVRLDKADRGVAEQWFSKDEGQPVKLPGTLDDAGIGEQIKLDTNVMNREVMIRLTRKHTYIGPAWYSRQIVIPAGWNGKVIRLCLERVIWNTQVWIDGREAGTDESLSTPHVFELSKYLTPGKHLLTLRIDNRKQHDISYQDMAHAYTDGTQIIWNGVIGAIELSAGNQLGVAAVQAYPDAAQKSVGLKIKLENLTSGVQKAILQATVFQGTKRVGARKVPVTLPQGTTGKEIGLTLNSNTKLWDEFDPQLCRVAVALQTAGGKLLDRKETRFGIRTMTSDQQTLRINGRPVFLRGTLECNIFPLTGHPPMTREGWLKVFRTAKSYGLNHLRFHSWCPPEAAFEVADSIGFYLQVELPFWSKYAGKDTATNRFLEKEAKRISETYGNHPSFCLWSLGNELQGDFNWLHGLLTRLRQKDNRHLYTTTTFTFQKDHGRWPEAGDDFFITQYTKKGWVRGQGVFNDHAPDFSTDYTAAVEGAPVPLITHEIGQYSVYPNLREINKYTGVLDPLNFKAVRNDLRKKHLLQLADSFTLASGIFAAQLYKEEMERALKTNGISGYQLLDLHDFPGQGTALVGILDAFWDSKQLVRPEEHRMYSSAVVPLLRFSKAVYTNDEAFEVTAAVANFSAGALKRVLPQLIIKDRSGKILFTKEWQAADLPLGNSSRIGEARFALNSIKTAETLTIELLLKGTEYKNKWRIWVYPATVEEKAANIFFTRSFTEARRLLEEGRNVLFNPDTAALKGVSGRFAPVFWSPVHFPDQPGTMGILCNPEHPALQQFPTAFHSDWQWWELITSSKTMIIDSLPDMTPVVRVIDNFFKNRKMANVFEARVGKGKLLMTSINIADRLEERPAARQLRYSLLQYMKSAEFKPETVLTTEQLLSLKK from the coding sequence ATGAAACAATTTTTATTTTGCTGTTTTCTTTTTTGTGTTATACAGATCCGGGCGCAGCAGGAGATTTCCCTGGCCGGTACCTGGAAGGTGCGACTGGATAAAGCAGACCGGGGTGTAGCGGAACAGTGGTTCAGCAAAGATGAAGGTCAGCCTGTAAAGTTGCCCGGAACACTGGATGATGCCGGTATTGGTGAGCAAATAAAGCTGGACACGAATGTGATGAACAGGGAAGTGATGATCCGGCTGACCCGTAAACATACTTATATCGGACCAGCCTGGTACAGCAGGCAGATAGTAATCCCCGCCGGGTGGAACGGTAAAGTGATCCGGCTGTGCCTGGAACGCGTGATCTGGAATACACAGGTTTGGATCGATGGCAGGGAGGCCGGTACAGATGAAAGCCTGAGCACTCCGCATGTTTTTGAATTAAGTAAATACCTTACGCCCGGAAAACACCTGTTAACGCTCCGCATCGACAACAGGAAACAGCATGATATCTCTTACCAGGATATGGCACATGCGTATACCGATGGAACGCAGATCATATGGAACGGCGTTATCGGTGCCATAGAATTAAGCGCCGGCAACCAACTGGGGGTGGCTGCGGTACAGGCGTATCCGGATGCCGCACAAAAGAGTGTGGGGTTAAAGATAAAGCTGGAAAATCTCACTTCGGGTGTGCAAAAGGCTATATTGCAGGCAACGGTATTTCAGGGTACAAAACGGGTGGGCGCACGCAAAGTACCCGTTACGCTGCCACAGGGCACAACCGGTAAGGAGATCGGATTAACACTTAACAGCAATACAAAATTGTGGGATGAATTTGACCCGCAGTTATGCCGGGTAGCGGTTGCATTGCAGACAGCCGGTGGAAAGTTGCTGGACCGGAAAGAGACCCGTTTTGGGATAAGGACAATGACGAGCGATCAGCAAACCCTGCGGATCAATGGCCGCCCGGTGTTTTTAAGAGGTACACTGGAATGTAATATATTTCCTTTAACCGGGCATCCGCCCATGACGCGTGAGGGCTGGCTGAAAGTATTCCGAACTGCTAAAAGCTATGGCCTGAATCACCTGCGGTTTCACTCCTGGTGCCCGCCGGAAGCTGCTTTTGAGGTGGCAGATTCCATAGGCTTTTATTTGCAGGTAGAGCTGCCTTTCTGGAGCAAATATGCGGGGAAAGATACTGCTACCAACCGGTTCCTGGAGAAGGAGGCAAAGCGCATCAGCGAAACTTATGGTAACCATCCCTCATTCTGCCTTTGGTCATTGGGCAATGAATTGCAGGGCGATTTCAACTGGCTGCACGGCTTGCTGACCCGGCTGAGGCAAAAAGATAACCGGCATCTGTATACCACTACCACGTTTACATTTCAGAAAGACCACGGCCGCTGGCCGGAAGCCGGAGATGATTTTTTTATTACGCAGTATACCAAAAAAGGATGGGTAAGAGGGCAGGGAGTCTTTAATGACCATGCGCCCGATTTCTCCACCGATTATACGGCAGCGGTTGAAGGAGCGCCGGTGCCCCTCATTACGCATGAGATCGGACAATATTCTGTATATCCCAATCTCAGGGAAATTAATAAATATACAGGCGTGCTGGACCCCCTGAATTTTAAAGCGGTGCGGAATGATCTCCGGAAAAAGCACCTCCTGCAGCTTGCAGATTCGTTTACGCTTGCCAGCGGCATTTTTGCAGCGCAATTGTACAAGGAAGAAATGGAGCGGGCATTAAAAACAAATGGCATCAGCGGGTACCAGTTGCTGGACCTGCATGATTTTCCCGGGCAGGGTACGGCACTGGTGGGCATCCTGGATGCCTTCTGGGACAGCAAACAACTGGTGCGGCCTGAAGAGCACCGGATGTACAGCTCAGCAGTAGTGCCATTGCTCCGTTTCAGCAAAGCGGTTTATACAAATGATGAAGCGTTTGAAGTTACTGCAGCGGTAGCTAATTTCAGCGCGGGCGCATTGAAGCGGGTGTTGCCGCAGCTGATCATTAAGGACCGTTCCGGAAAGATCCTGTTTACAAAAGAGTGGCAGGCAGCCGACCTCCCCTTAGGAAATAGCAGCCGGATAGGGGAGGCGCGGTTTGCATTAAACAGTATAAAGACAGCCGAAACGCTTACAATAGAACTGTTACTCAAAGGCACTGAGTATAAAAATAAATGGCGGATATGGGTGTATCCGGCAACGGTTGAGGAAAAAGCAGCGAATATATTCTTTACCCGTTCGTTTACGGAAGCCCGCCGGTTATTGGAAGAAGGCAGGAATGTGTTATTCAATCCGGATACGGCAGCCCTCAAAGGGGTAAGCGGCCGCTTTGCTCCCGTGTTCTGGAGCCCTGTACATTTCCCTGATCAGCCGGGTACCATGGGTATTCTGTGCAACCCGGAGCACCCTGCGTTACAGCAGTTCCCAACGGCATTCCATAGCGACTGGCAATGGTGGGAGCTGATCACTTCTTCAAAAACAATGATCATTGATTCTTTGCCGGACATGACGCCCGTGGTCCGTGTGATCGATAATTTTTTTAAGAACCGGAAAATGGCAAATGTGTTCGAGGCGCGTGTAGGAAAAGGAAAGCTGCTCATGACCTCCATCAATATTGCCGACCGGCTGGAAGAGCGGCCTGCAGCGCGCCAGCTGCGTTACAGCCTGTTACAATATATGAAGAGCGCAGAATTTAAGCCGGAAACAGTGCTCACAACAGAGCAACTGCTATCGCTGAAAAAATAA
- a CDS encoding sugar porter family MFS transporter yields MKSQYSFNTSYIIGISFISALGGYLFGFDFAVIAGALPFLKEQFGFNEVQEGFATASLALGCIGGCLLAGRISDRWGRRKGLMLAAAVFFISSLAMAFSHNSVVFIAARFAAGIGVGMASVLSPMYIAEVAPTNMRGRMVAINQLTIVIGIFVTNLVNYSLRNEGADAWRWMVGLGAVPSALFLLGVCWLPESPRWLAKAGHLSLAEKILKKIGGGDYAVHTLAAIRKSVAGDTVVRYKDVFQRSVFPVVLVGIGLAVFQQLCGINVVFNYTATIFESVGFSQDNQLKQTVFIGLVNMICTLVAMWQVDRLGRKPLMVLGAIGLAVLYVVSATLLKQRSAMASWPLLAAIGLYAMTLAPVTWVLISEIFPNKVRGAATSIAVLALWASYAVLTFTFPILAKKLGTYTPFYIYAGVCILGFLFIRYRVKETKGKSLEEMDAVFSGH; encoded by the coding sequence ATGAAAAGTCAGTATTCATTTAATACATCCTATATTATCGGCATCTCCTTTATTTCGGCACTGGGCGGTTATCTTTTCGGGTTTGATTTTGCGGTGATCGCCGGAGCGCTACCCTTCTTAAAAGAACAGTTTGGGTTTAATGAGGTGCAGGAAGGCTTTGCAACCGCTTCGCTGGCGCTGGGATGTATCGGAGGATGTCTGCTGGCAGGCCGGATTTCCGACCGCTGGGGACGTCGTAAAGGATTGATGCTGGCCGCAGCGGTGTTTTTTATTTCTTCACTGGCAATGGCATTTTCTCACAACAGCGTGGTGTTCATTGCTGCCCGTTTTGCTGCGGGGATCGGAGTGGGAATGGCATCTGTTTTGTCGCCAATGTACATTGCAGAAGTGGCGCCCACCAATATGCGCGGACGCATGGTGGCCATCAACCAGCTGACCATTGTGATCGGGATTTTTGTGACCAATCTGGTGAACTATAGTTTGCGGAATGAAGGAGCTGATGCCTGGCGCTGGATGGTAGGACTGGGTGCAGTACCTTCTGCGCTTTTTTTACTGGGCGTTTGCTGGCTGCCGGAAAGCCCGCGCTGGCTGGCCAAGGCGGGGCATCTTTCCCTTGCGGAAAAGATATTAAAAAAGATTGGTGGCGGGGACTATGCCGTGCACACATTGGCGGCGATCCGGAAATCGGTGGCAGGCGATACCGTAGTACGTTATAAGGACGTATTTCAGCGCTCCGTTTTTCCGGTAGTATTGGTTGGTATTGGCCTTGCGGTATTCCAGCAGCTATGCGGCATCAACGTGGTATTCAATTATACTGCAACTATTTTTGAAAGCGTGGGCTTTAGCCAGGATAATCAGCTAAAGCAAACCGTATTTATCGGCCTGGTCAATATGATCTGTACACTGGTGGCTATGTGGCAGGTAGACCGGCTGGGACGAAAACCGCTGATGGTGCTGGGCGCCATCGGGTTGGCGGTACTCTATGTAGTAAGTGCCACCCTGCTGAAACAAAGATCCGCTATGGCTTCCTGGCCGTTGCTGGCTGCCATCGGGCTCTATGCAATGACCCTGGCTCCTGTTACGTGGGTATTGATCTCGGAAATATTTCCCAATAAAGTAAGAGGTGCAGCAACCTCCATTGCGGTACTGGCGTTATGGGCTTCGTATGCCGTGCTGACATTTACATTTCCGATACTGGCGAAAAAATTAGGCACCTACACACCCTTTTATATTTATGCAGGTGTCTGCATTTTAGGCTTTTTATTCATCAGGTACCGGGTAAAGGAAACCAAGGGAAAATCGCTCGAAGAAATGGACGCTGTTTTTTCGGGACATTGA
- a CDS encoding DUF5107 domain-containing protein — protein MEVHAWQEVVKIPTYKTGQPDKNPMFLEKRVYQGSSGVVYPYQVIDKVYDEKEEKEWIALFLENEYLKVMILPELGGRIQMAYDKTNDYHFVYHNRVIKPALVGLLGPWISGGIEFNWPQHHRPTTFDATDFKIVENKNGSKTVWVNEYEQLFGTKCALGFTLYPDKAYIELEAKLYNRTPFPQTFLWWANPAVAVDEHYQSVFPPDVNAVFDHGKRDVSSFPVATGTYYKVNYSPGTDISIYTNIPVPTSYMAVNSAFDFVGGYHHKKKAGIMHVADHHISPGKKQWTWGCGEFGKAWDRQLTDEDGPYFELMCGVYTDNQPDFSWIMPNEVRTFKQYFMPYKNIGYVKNASIDAMVNLETTQDTAIVQVYVTQERTVTVRLKQEEKVLFTGTAVLSPRKSFEEHICVAGAFDARQLRVEVLDENGKALIAYTPVERNTDAIPDPAKPVPQPEELSTNEELYLAGLHLEQYRHATYSPLDYYSEALKRDATDVRCNNAMGLWYLRRGQFETAEPYFRAAVEKLTAKNPNPYDGEPLYNLGLCLRYRHRLEEATDWLYKSTWNAAMQDNAYLQLAYISALQNNWEACAQFAEKSVLRNYNSLKARHIKAVALRKLQRVEEAAALLKETLTIDVFDFAARFEECRHLQQQESTAVAEKELQQLRQQMRNRSYSFIEMALQYATAGLYEDATAFLLLTADHTTDPMVCYYLGYWAHLSGNEGPAKEWFLKAFLMGPDGVFPNRIEDIAVLRTAVALNPGDYKALYYLGNYYYGKRLYDPARTCWEQSLAINPDFATTNRNLGIAYYNKFNKKEEALRLFRKAFDADPSDARVLFELDQLKKRFNNLPELRLSFLNQYPEQVRERDDLYIEYIGLHSLLGRFEEADRLLKARNFHPWEGGEGKTSGQHVLIHVERAKQALAKKDLDNARRLLHMAQVYPANLGEGKLYGAQENDIYYWLGCVEEAGGNWSAAKSCWEKAAVGLSEPAPAIYYNDQQPDKIFYQGMALQKLGRQEEAEQRFRNLIRYGEAHLNDSVAIDFFAVSLPDLMIFDDDLDMRNRIHCCYLMGLGYLGLGNAAKADQYLNKVLELDPAHTGAAIHRIPMPVG, from the coding sequence ATGGAAGTGCATGCATGGCAGGAAGTGGTTAAGATTCCCACCTATAAAACCGGGCAACCCGATAAGAACCCGATGTTTCTGGAAAAACGCGTGTACCAGGGAAGCAGTGGCGTGGTATATCCTTATCAGGTAATTGATAAAGTATATGATGAAAAAGAAGAGAAGGAGTGGATCGCCTTATTCCTGGAGAATGAATACCTGAAAGTGATGATCCTGCCCGAACTGGGTGGTCGTATACAGATGGCCTATGATAAAACGAACGACTATCATTTCGTTTATCACAACAGGGTCATTAAACCGGCACTGGTAGGTCTTTTGGGCCCCTGGATCAGCGGTGGTATTGAGTTCAACTGGCCCCAGCACCACCGGCCCACTACTTTTGATGCGACCGACTTTAAGATCGTTGAAAATAAAAACGGCAGCAAAACCGTATGGGTAAATGAGTACGAGCAGCTATTTGGTACCAAGTGCGCACTGGGCTTTACATTGTATCCTGATAAGGCCTATATTGAGCTGGAAGCAAAGTTGTATAACCGGACCCCTTTTCCACAAACCTTTTTATGGTGGGCTAACCCGGCGGTTGCAGTAGATGAGCATTACCAGAGCGTATTTCCCCCGGATGTAAATGCTGTTTTTGATCATGGTAAACGGGATGTGAGTTCCTTTCCTGTTGCAACAGGCACTTACTACAAGGTAAATTATTCACCGGGCACTGATATTTCGATCTATACAAATATACCGGTACCTACCTCTTATATGGCGGTAAACAGTGCCTTTGATTTTGTGGGAGGATATCATCATAAAAAAAAGGCAGGTATTATGCATGTGGCAGATCATCATATAAGTCCGGGTAAAAAACAATGGACCTGGGGCTGTGGTGAATTTGGTAAAGCCTGGGACCGGCAACTTACAGACGAGGATGGTCCTTATTTTGAGCTGATGTGTGGGGTGTATACCGATAACCAGCCGGATTTTAGCTGGATCATGCCCAATGAGGTAAGAACCTTCAAACAATACTTCATGCCCTATAAGAACATCGGGTATGTAAAAAATGCGTCAATAGACGCCATGGTAAACCTGGAAACCACGCAGGACACTGCCATTGTTCAGGTATATGTAACACAGGAGCGGACAGTAACCGTTCGGCTGAAGCAGGAAGAAAAGGTGCTCTTTACCGGAACGGCGGTACTATCGCCCCGGAAAAGTTTTGAAGAACATATCTGCGTTGCAGGCGCATTTGACGCCCGGCAGCTGAGGGTGGAAGTGCTGGATGAAAACGGGAAAGCGCTGATTGCCTATACTCCGGTAGAGCGGAATACGGATGCCATACCGGATCCGGCAAAGCCGGTACCGCAACCGGAAGAGCTTTCCACCAACGAAGAACTTTACCTGGCCGGCCTGCACCTGGAGCAATACCGGCACGCCACTTACTCCCCGCTGGATTATTATTCGGAGGCATTAAAGCGGGATGCAACAGATGTGCGGTGCAATAATGCAATGGGCCTCTGGTACCTGCGCCGCGGGCAGTTTGAAACTGCGGAGCCTTATTTCCGTGCAGCAGTGGAAAAACTTACAGCTAAAAATCCTAATCCTTATGACGGGGAGCCTTTATATAATCTGGGGCTTTGCCTGCGGTACCGGCATCGTTTGGAAGAAGCAACAGACTGGCTGTATAAAAGTACCTGGAATGCTGCCATGCAGGACAATGCTTACCTGCAGCTGGCATACATTAGTGCACTTCAGAACAACTGGGAGGCCTGTGCGCAATTTGCTGAAAAATCTGTTTTAAGAAACTACAACAGCCTGAAGGCACGTCATATAAAGGCGGTAGCGCTGCGGAAGCTGCAACGTGTGGAAGAAGCAGCTGCTTTACTAAAAGAAACCCTGACCATTGATGTGTTTGATTTCGCCGCCCGGTTTGAAGAATGCCGGCACCTGCAGCAGCAGGAAAGCACAGCTGTTGCTGAAAAAGAACTGCAACAGCTCCGGCAGCAGATGCGCAACCGTTCCTATTCATTTATAGAAATGGCATTGCAATATGCCACCGCAGGCTTATATGAAGATGCCACAGCATTTTTATTACTGACGGCAGACCATACAACAGATCCGATGGTCTGTTATTATCTGGGGTATTGGGCACATTTGTCCGGCAATGAGGGCCCGGCAAAGGAATGGTTCCTGAAAGCATTTCTCATGGGACCGGATGGCGTTTTCCCCAACCGTATTGAAGACATTGCGGTGCTAAGAACGGCAGTAGCATTGAATCCCGGGGATTATAAAGCCCTTTATTATTTGGGTAATTACTATTATGGAAAGCGGTTATATGATCCTGCCCGCACCTGCTGGGAGCAGTCGCTTGCTATAAACCCGGATTTTGCCACAACCAACCGGAACCTTGGGATTGCTTATTACAATAAATTCAATAAAAAAGAAGAAGCGCTTCGTCTGTTTCGGAAAGCGTTTGACGCGGACCCATCAGATGCAAGGGTTTTATTTGAACTGGACCAGTTAAAAAAGAGGTTTAATAATCTTCCTGAGCTCCGGCTGTCCTTCCTGAACCAGTATCCCGAACAGGTGCGGGAACGTGATGATCTGTACATTGAATACATCGGGCTGCATTCGCTGCTGGGCCGGTTTGAAGAAGCCGACCGGTTGCTGAAGGCCCGTAATTTTCATCCCTGGGAAGGCGGTGAGGGTAAAACCTCCGGGCAGCACGTGCTGATTCATGTGGAGCGCGCCAAGCAGGCACTCGCAAAGAAGGATCTGGACAATGCCAGAAGGTTGTTGCATATGGCGCAGGTATATCCTGCAAATCTGGGAGAAGGAAAACTGTACGGCGCACAGGAAAATGATATTTATTACTGGCTGGGATGCGTGGAGGAAGCCGGCGGTAACTGGTCTGCTGCAAAGAGCTGCTGGGAGAAAGCCGCGGTGGGGCTTTCAGAACCAGCCCCCGCTATCTATTACAACGATCAGCAGCCGGATAAGATTTTTTACCAGGGGATGGCATTACAGAAATTAGGCAGGCAGGAAGAAGCGGAGCAACGGTTCCGTAACCTGATCCGGTACGGCGAAGCACACCTCAATGACTCGGTGGCGATTGATTTTTTTGCAGTATCCCTGCCCGACCTGATGATCTTTGATGATGATCTGGATATGCGCAACAGGATTCATTGCTGCTACCTGATGGGGCTGGGTTATCTGGGACTGGGCAATGCAGCAAAGGCAGACCAATACCTGAATAAAGTATTGGAACTGGATCCGGCACATACCGGTGCGGCAATACACAGGATCCCAATGCCTGTAGGATGA
- a CDS encoding sulfatase produces the protein MKTVENIERKQKKVRSLLKWKIAILCQALTCMAFAQGVVQTLHRHRPNIVFILADDLGWMDITPYGSTFYETPNLSRLAKEGMRFTNAYAASPVCSPTRASIMTGKHPVSMGLTDYIGAPDPQKILDNPKLRARYPFLPAPSVSKMPLGEITIAEALKKANYTTFIAGKWHLGDSAAYWPEHQGFDINKGGNSMGHPNLNAKKRYNGYFSPYGNPRLDDGPDGEYLPLRLAEETTRFIEANKEQPFFVYLSFYSVHTPLQTTKELERKYTDKKEKLKLDDRFENQGELKVRANQSNVIYAGMVDAMDQAIGRVLDKLTELKLDKNTLIIFFSDNGGLSTSEGHPTSNAPLRTGKGWLYEGGIREPLIVKWPGIIKPNTINTTPVMSTDFYPTLLQAANLSLMPQQHTGGISILPLFKGGIIAPRSLFWHYPHFSPQGGTPSSAVQEKGWKLIHSYVGDKYELYNLEKDISEKINLADRYPRKVSALKSQLFGWLKQQGALYPTPFPAN, from the coding sequence ATGAAGACTGTTGAAAACATAGAAAGAAAACAAAAGAAGGTGCGTAGTTTATTAAAATGGAAAATTGCTATTCTATGCCAGGCGTTGACTTGCATGGCTTTTGCGCAGGGAGTAGTGCAAACTTTGCACCGGCACCGGCCAAATATAGTTTTTATTCTGGCTGACGATTTGGGATGGATGGATATCACGCCATATGGAAGTACTTTTTACGAAACCCCTAATTTGTCCAGGTTGGCTAAAGAAGGAATGCGGTTTACAAATGCTTATGCTGCTTCGCCGGTTTGTTCCCCTACCAGGGCCAGTATTATGACAGGAAAACACCCGGTAAGCATGGGGCTTACAGATTATATAGGTGCACCTGATCCTCAGAAGATTTTAGATAATCCTAAGTTGAGAGCACGTTATCCTTTTTTGCCTGCACCTTCTGTTTCAAAGATGCCGCTAGGCGAAATAACTATTGCAGAGGCCTTAAAAAAAGCGAACTATACAACTTTTATTGCCGGTAAGTGGCATTTGGGAGATAGCGCTGCATACTGGCCGGAGCATCAGGGGTTTGATATCAATAAAGGTGGTAATTCCATGGGACACCCTAATCTTAATGCAAAAAAGAGATATAATGGATATTTTTCTCCTTATGGTAATCCACGTTTGGATGATGGTCCTGACGGGGAATACCTGCCCCTTAGACTGGCAGAGGAAACAACCCGGTTTATTGAAGCCAATAAGGAGCAGCCTTTTTTCGTTTATCTGTCATTCTATTCGGTGCATACCCCTTTACAAACCACTAAGGAACTGGAAAGAAAATATACAGATAAAAAAGAAAAACTTAAACTGGATGACCGGTTCGAAAATCAAGGAGAATTAAAGGTAAGAGCCAATCAATCTAATGTTATTTATGCAGGAATGGTGGATGCTATGGATCAGGCTATCGGGCGTGTTTTAGATAAGCTCACGGAGCTAAAATTGGATAAAAATACATTGATTATTTTCTTTTCTGATAATGGCGGTTTGTCCACATCAGAAGGCCATCCTACATCAAATGCACCGTTACGTACCGGCAAAGGATGGTTGTATGAAGGAGGTATCAGGGAGCCTCTTATCGTAAAGTGGCCGGGCATCATCAAACCCAATACAATTAATACAACACCGGTCATGAGTACTGATTTTTACCCAACCCTATTGCAAGCGGCCAACCTGTCGTTAATGCCACAGCAACATACAGGCGGGATAAGTATTCTGCCCTTATTTAAAGGTGGAATAATAGCGCCCAGATCCTTGTTCTGGCACTATCCTCACTTTAGTCCGCAGGGAGGAACGCCTTCATCAGCCGTGCAGGAAAAAGGATGGAAACTGATTCACTCCTATGTTGGTGATAAATATGAGTTATATAATCTTGAAAAGGATATCTCTGAAAAAATAAACCTGGCAGACAGGTATCCCCGAAAAGTAAGCGCGTTAAAATCACAGTTGTTTGGTTGGCTGAAACAACAGGGAGCTTTATATCCCACTCCGTTTCCAGCAAATTAA